The Kocuria flava nucleotide sequence GCTGCCCGCGCACTGGTGGATCGTGCGCGAGCTCGTGCGGGGCACCGGCACCACCGTCACCGTCCCGCTGTACCGGCTGGCCCCCGAGGGCGATGCCGACGAGGGCTACGACTTCCTCACCGCCGCCTGGGCCGGCCTGACCGAGGACCCGGGGGTGCGGCGGATCGTGGTGGCCGGCGACTCCGCCGGCGGCAACCTCGCGATCGGCCTGGCCATGGCCCTGCGCGACGCCGGCCGGCGCGGCCCGGACCACGTCGTCGCCTTCTCCCCGGCCCTGGACCTCACCGCCTCCCACCCGGCCGTGCGCGAGCTGGACCCGCACGACCCGATGCTGGCCGTCGACGAGGTCCAGCCCCTGTGCGCCGCCTGGGCCGGGGACCGGGCGCTGACCGACCCCGTGGTCAGCCCGCTCTACGGGCGGGTCGAGGACCTGCCGCCGGTGCACGTGGTGCAGGGCGGGCTCGACATCCTCACCGCCGACGCCCTCGAGTTCGCCCGCCGGCTGGCCGCCGCGGGCAACCCGGGCCGGCTGATCTACGAGCCCGGCGCCTTCCACGTCTACGTCGGCGCGTGGTGGACCCCCGAGGCCCGGCGGGCGCTCGCGCACGTGCGCTTCCTGCTCACCGGCCCCGGGACCGTGCGATAGGGTCCGGGCATGTCGCAGATCCGTGAGGCCCGCCCCCAGGACGTCCCCGCCGTCCTGGCGATGGTGCGGGAGCTGGCCGAGTACGAGCGGGAGCCCGATGCCGTGCGCATGAGCGAGGAGCAGCTGGCCGAGGCCCTGTTCGGGACGCACCCGGCGGTCTTCGCCCACGTCGTGGACGACGGCGAGCGCCTGCTCGGCTTCGCCCTGTGGTTCCGCACCTTCTCCACCTGGGAGGGCGTGCACGGGATCCACCTCGAGGACCTCTACGTCCGCCCCGAGGCCCGCGGTGCCGGCCACGGCAAGGAGCTGCTGCGCACCCTCGCCCGGCACGCGGTCGACCGGGGCTGGGCCCGCGTGGAGTGGAGCGTGCTGAACTGGAACGAGCCGTCCATCGGCTTCTACCGCAGCCTCGGGGCCCTGCCCCAGGACGAGTGGTCCGTCTTCCGCCTCACCGGGGACGCCCTGCGGGAGGTCGGGGCCGCGCGGGAGCACGAGCCCCGTTCGGCGTGAGGCCCGGACCGGCGGGTCCCCGGGGAGCGACGAGGAGGACGACGACGGTGGTCGGCACCGTGCTGGCGCTGCGGCTGCGCGCCGGGCTCTACGCCTTCCGGGAGAGCCTGTTCCTGCTGCCGGCGCTGATCGTGGTCGCGGGCGCGGTGGCGGCCGAGGCCGCCTGGGCGCTCGACCGCGCGGCTCCGGAGCTGCTGCCCGTCTCGCTGCGGATGTCCACCAACGCCGCGATCTGGCTGCTCAGCGTCGTGGCCGGGGCGACGATCACCACCGCCGGGGTCGTGTTCTCCCTGACCGTGGTCAGCCTGCAGCTGGCCTCCAGCCAGTTCTCGCCCCGGGTGATGCGCTCCTTCGTCCGCGACCGGCTCAGCCAGGCCGTGGTGGGCCTGCTCGTGGCCACGTTCGTCTACTGCGTGCTCGTGCTGCGCCACCTCAACGGTGAGCCCGCCGAGCCCGCGCCGGGGCTCTCCCTGGCGCTCGCGGTGGTGCTCACCGTGGCCACGGTGCTGCTGATCATCGCCCACCTGGACCACCTCGCCCGCCGGCTGCAGGTGGGGGAGGTCGTGCGCTCCATCGCGGGGGAGGGGCGCGACGTCGTCGACGCCGTCCTGGCCCGCGGTGCGGCGGAGGAGCCCCTGCGCGGGCGGGTCGAGCTGCCCGGAGGCGGGTGCCGGGTGGTGCGGGCCCCGCACGACGGCTGGGTCACCCAGGCGGGCAGCGCCGACATCCTGGCGGCCGTCCCCCCGGGCACCGTGGTGCGCCTGGAGACCCGCACCGGCGCCTA carries:
- a CDS encoding alpha/beta hydrolase → MSLRMALTARAVAARARRTPRRELAALHGRPCPPPARVPRDLRRSHAVERTEVAGRPVLRLTPRAGADGTHLVYLHGGAFVNPLLPAHWWIVRELVRGTGTTVTVPLYRLAPEGDADEGYDFLTAAWAGLTEDPGVRRIVVAGDSAGGNLAIGLAMALRDAGRRGPDHVVAFSPALDLTASHPAVRELDPHDPMLAVDEVQPLCAAWAGDRALTDPVVSPLYGRVEDLPPVHVVQGGLDILTADALEFARRLAAAGNPGRLIYEPGAFHVYVGAWWTPEARRALAHVRFLLTGPGTVR
- a CDS encoding GNAT family N-acetyltransferase; translation: MSQIREARPQDVPAVLAMVRELAEYEREPDAVRMSEEQLAEALFGTHPAVFAHVVDDGERLLGFALWFRTFSTWEGVHGIHLEDLYVRPEARGAGHGKELLRTLARHAVDRGWARVEWSVLNWNEPSIGFYRSLGALPQDEWSVFRLTGDALREVGAAREHEPRSA
- a CDS encoding DUF2254 domain-containing protein, with the translated sequence MVGTVLALRLRAGLYAFRESLFLLPALIVVAGAVAAEAAWALDRAAPELLPVSLRMSTNAAIWLLSVVAGATITTAGVVFSLTVVSLQLASSQFSPRVMRSFVRDRLSQAVVGLLVATFVYCVLVLRHLNGEPAEPAPGLSLALAVVLTVATVLLIIAHLDHLARRLQVGEVVRSIAGEGRDVVDAVLARGAAEEPLRGRVELPGGGCRVVRAPHDGWVTQAGSADILAAVPPGTVVRLETRTGAYIHEGEALATLWPVPDRPGPVDRRLGAVVRVSATRTMQEDVDFAVRQLVDIGLRALSSAVNDPTTAVESVLRLGSLLRRLIACDLPPEAVGGPAGRVLLRPWELSHEEYLGHAFDQLRHAAPAQPQVAAALLRTLRMLAVHAEDVGRPGLVAPLRRQAALLLEAAEAEPALHPADWRWLRAVADAATDPADHGPRLVDGAVPAE